A segment of the Anopheles cruzii chromosome 2, idAnoCruzAS_RS32_06, whole genome shotgun sequence genome:
CGATCAACCCTCACGGTGTACTCACGGTGCCACCGCCATTAATGCATTATCACATCGTTTGGCGAAATTAGCTTCGAAACACCGAAAGCTAAGCACGACGAACGAAGCGCCCGTATTGTTGTAGCCATGCAATTGTTTATTGTAGTGCTTTAATTGGGTTTGCTTTGGGAGCATACCAATAGTCATTCGCTTGAACGGCTCGCAGAAATTTAGGGCCACCAATTGTCTCCTCTCGGGACTTGGAATGATCGCAGGATGCGGCAGGTAGCCATTTGAGAGCCGTTTATGCAAGAAATTTGCGTTAATGCTATCTACATATTGCTTaggttatttctgtgattcCCATTCATGAGAATACCTGTGAGAAGGGGCCCCAGAATGAGGATACTGTTTTGCGTAACAATGCGTGCCGTTAATGCTGATGCTGAGCTGCCTGAGAATTTTAGCGAACAGAATAACATGTATGGCCATACATTTCAACCATTTAtattaaacaaaacatgtCAGGCTTTAAGTGGATTTGGTCAGATTGGAATGagattttcattttgttatttGACAGAAACGTTCACCTATTTGTGTCTGCCGTTTCATTTAGAATTGTAAAACGCATACCAGCATCAAACGAGGGTCATAGttaattgtgtttttgttatgtGTAATTTTTCTCTATCCACCCAATTTTTGATGCattcaaacatcgaaaagtTTTGCCAACATTATATCAAGCTACGGGTTCGGATTAGGTAATTAACCACCCTCAGATTTTCAATGATAGTTTACACCAAAATCCATTGACATTTGGGAATGTAATAAAAGTTGTTGCACAGGAATGTTTTTGAGAGCTATTTCGAATGTTCGTTCTATCGTAATCAAATTGTTTTTGCATTTCGTTTTGTCCTGCAGCTTTCGAAGCATTACTTTGGAGCCAAAAAAGCTGGATAGAGATTTTCTTAATTAGAAAAACCctcaaaatttaatttggaaaaaccatcaaatttatttgttgaaaatggCGTTGGTGGCGTACTTAAGAACGGATAGACGGAAAAATATATATCAAGAGGTCATTAGAGTCAGCCAATTCAAATGGGACTTCCGTTTTAGAAGTGTGCATGTTACAGCAACATCAAGGATGTTGATTATTTCTTGTTTGTCTAATATCTAACCATTTTTAGAATAAACTGGCGCTTTTGGCAGTTAGTTTCGGACTTGTAGAAAActtcaaattttatttaaatatttcagCAGCAATATTTCAACAAGGCACCCAGTATGCACCTGAGTATCCTAACTCAGGACACCATTACAGGACAGGTGGCTGGGCTATCTATCACAATATTCCAAATAGGCGATCATGAGGAATGCACAGTACTGTAACGTTTATTTCGGTAATAATAGAGGTTTTCCACCGATAGGCCGGTCAACCACAGTTACCACACCGCGGCGACCCGTACCCGACTGACGGAATGGCAAACTGACTGCCGGGCGGTAGACCACCGATCTGCGCTGCCTTCGTCCCCGGCAGACTATCGACAATGACGAGCGGCAGGAACACCTGTTTCGCGTTCGGATCGACCGCACCGAGCCCCTCGTCTCCACAGTCCACAGACGGTCCGGACCGGGAAGGGCCCAACTGTTTCAGTAGCATCTGGAGCATCGTTCGCAGCTCCTGAAGCTCGTAGCCAACCGCATCCAGATCACCTTTAGCATGTGAGTCAATCGGTCAAAATGGACACTAACGAGAGAATGGGCAGTGCGCGTCTACTCACGGGGGGGCTTCTGGACCAGATTGTTTGTCGGTTGTCCGATTAGATTATCACCGTTCGGTGGTCCAAACTTGTTGCCGCTGGTTTTGGTTGGCTGCTCGGCGTAGCTGTTTTTCGGGGTCGGCCGTGGAGTTGTCGTTGCCGGACGTCGGGTGGTGGCCGGTTGTTCTTGGCGTGGTTCGGTCGGTTGTCGTGTCGTAGTCGTGGCTGGTGCTGTCCTGGGACGGGTTGTGGACGGAGAAGGTGCCCGCGTTGTTTGCCGGGGCGCTGCAGTTCGTGCTGCGGTCGGCCTAGCAGTTGTCGGTCTGGGAGTCGTTGGTCTGGCTGTTGTTGGTCGAGGAGTTGTTGGTCTGGCAGTTGTTGGTTCGGGAGTCGTTGGCCTGGTAGTCGTGGCTCGGGGAGTCGTTGGTCTGGCAGTTGTTGGTTGGGGAGTCGTTGGTCTGGGGGTCGTTGGAGGTGTAGTAGTTCTCACAGTAGTGGTAGGGTCGGGCCTGCGGCTGCTGGGGGGCGGTGCTTTAGTCGTCTGCGTCACCGTTCCATCGTCGTTCACCCGGAACCCTTCCGGGATCGACAGCTCGTTGCGCTCATCCTTGCTTTTTTGCAGCACGCGGCAAACGTCGGGCAGGAAGAGATCGTCCCAATCGTACTTTGTACCGGTGGCGTCATAGATGTTTGCGCTGTAGCAATGGTGAAATAAAGCGAACAATCGGACAATCATTCACTGAATAAAAGTATCTGATTCCATAAAGGATTTCCAACAGATTCTCTCCCGCAGTGGGCCACTTGTCACAACGGATCTTTACAGTTCAAGaggtccgggttcgggtcctACTTACACACTGTTGGCCACGTGGGCCGAGTAGACGGTGGTCGGCTTGTTCGGTGCCACCACCCGATAGCCTGTCATGTCGGACACGTAGTGGTACAGGTGGGTACCGTTCTGGGGGTCCACAAATCCGTAGCACCCGTACGTAACATCGTCAGGACCCTTGACCTTGTGTTGGAACTGGTTGTAGTTCTGGCGCGGCACGATGTACCCGTAGTTGAACGATCCCTCCACCGTCTTGCCCTGATGGTAGAGCTTCGAATCCGAATCAACCTtgatgtcgatgtcgatgttaTCATTCAAGGCAGCCCCGAATACGTTGCTGATGGCCAACACTCCAAACAGCAAGATCTACATGAAGGAGTGAGAGAAATGCAGAAAGAGTAAGAAGGAGACATAAGGATGAGCTGACCAGCTGTCAACGAGGGC
Coding sequences within it:
- the LOC128278719 gene encoding uncharacterized protein LOC128278719; its protein translation is MNPNILLFGVLAISNVFGAALNDNIDIDIKVDSDSKLYHQGKTVEGSFNYGYIVPRQNYNQFQHKVKGPDDVTYGCYGFVDPQNGTHLYHYVSDMTGYRVVAPNKPTTVYSAHVANSVANIYDATGTKYDWDDLFLPDVCRVLQKSKDERNELSIPEGFRVNDDGTVTQTTKAPPPSSRRPDPTTTTNDSPSHDYQANDSRTNNCQTNNSSTNNSQTNDSQTDNSPATTTTRQPTEPRQEQPATTRRPATTTPRPTPKNSYAEQPTKTSGNKFGPPNGDNLIGQPTNNLVQKPPRDLDAVGYELQELRTMLQMLLKQLGPSRSGPSVDCGDEGLGAVDPNAKQVFLPLVIVDSLPGTKAAQIGGLPPGSQFAIPSVGYGSPRCGNCG